From Streptomyces sp. NBC_00683, one genomic window encodes:
- a CDS encoding carbohydrate ABC transporter permease: protein MTLLTRTEGAHAPAPVRPRRIPGLSTVPVFVFMALVAGYMLLPVYWLLVSATKSQSDLVSTPGLLPADWHLGENLGSLFAQQDGVYARWLVNSLAYAGAGAAVGTLLAAMAGYALAVYRFKGREAVFSVILGGVLVPATALALPLFLLFAEADATNTFWSVFLPSVVSPFGVYLSRIFATASIPEEVIEAARIDGAGEWRIFRSIALRMMSPALVTVFLFQFVVIWNNFLLPLIMLQDERLYPVTLGLFTWQSQTSRMPELQTLTLVGALVSVVPIVITFLLLQRYWRAGLAAGAVK, encoded by the coding sequence ATGACCCTCCTCACCCGTACCGAGGGTGCACACGCCCCCGCGCCCGTACGCCCGCGCCGCATACCCGGCCTGTCGACCGTGCCGGTGTTCGTGTTCATGGCGTTGGTCGCCGGCTACATGCTGCTGCCGGTCTACTGGCTGCTCGTCTCCGCCACCAAGAGCCAGAGCGACCTGGTCAGCACGCCCGGTCTGCTCCCCGCCGACTGGCACCTGGGCGAGAACCTCGGCTCGCTCTTCGCGCAGCAGGACGGGGTGTACGCACGCTGGCTCGTCAACAGCCTCGCGTACGCCGGGGCCGGTGCGGCAGTCGGCACGCTCCTCGCCGCCATGGCCGGATACGCGCTGGCCGTCTACCGGTTCAAGGGCCGTGAGGCGGTCTTCTCGGTGATCCTCGGCGGCGTGCTGGTGCCCGCCACCGCACTCGCGCTGCCCCTGTTCCTGCTCTTCGCAGAGGCAGACGCCACCAACACCTTCTGGTCGGTGTTCCTGCCCAGCGTCGTCAGCCCGTTCGGCGTCTACCTCTCGCGGATCTTCGCCACCGCCTCCATACCCGAGGAGGTCATCGAGGCGGCCCGCATCGACGGGGCCGGGGAGTGGCGCATCTTCCGCAGCATCGCGCTACGCATGATGTCGCCCGCCCTGGTGACCGTCTTCCTCTTCCAGTTCGTCGTCATCTGGAACAACTTCCTGCTGCCGCTGATCATGCTCCAGGACGAGCGTCTCTACCCGGTCACCCTGGGCCTGTTCACCTGGCAGTCACAGACCAGCCGGATGCCCGAGCTCCAGACGCTGACCCTGGTCGGCGCGCTCGTCTCGGTCGTGCCGATCGTGATCACGTTCCTCCTGCTCCAGCGCTACTGGCGTGCGGGCCTGGCTGCCGGGGCGGTGAAGTAG
- a CDS encoding carbohydrate ABC transporter permease yields the protein MTTTRTPVAAPRRHRHTLAPLAFLAPFLIPFVLFTLVPVGYAFWQSLHKTERTGGTFGRTETVFAGFEQYGDVVSEPFFVDSLLRVALFALVQIPVMIALALALALLLDSAVARLKRFFRLVYFVPYGIPGVVAALMWAFLYDPRLSPVVDLLRSAHIDVDLLGPDAILWSIGNVVTWTYTGYNMLIMYAALQAVPADLSEAARVDGAGPWTIALRIKVPVIRPALVLTGVFSLIGTFQLFTEPQVFRAISTSVTSTYTPNLAAYSLAAGDRYSEAAALSVLLAVATFVLSFLFLRFTARRQG from the coding sequence GTGACGACCACCCGCACCCCGGTGGCGGCGCCCCGCCGCCACCGCCACACCCTCGCACCACTCGCGTTCCTCGCCCCTTTCCTGATTCCCTTCGTGCTCTTCACGCTCGTGCCGGTCGGCTACGCGTTCTGGCAGAGCCTGCACAAGACCGAGCGCACGGGTGGCACCTTCGGCCGCACCGAGACGGTCTTCGCCGGGTTCGAGCAGTACGGCGACGTCGTGTCCGAGCCGTTCTTCGTGGACAGCCTGCTGCGCGTGGCGCTCTTCGCGCTGGTGCAGATCCCGGTGATGATCGCGCTCGCCCTCGCCCTCGCCCTGCTGCTCGACTCGGCGGTGGCCCGCCTCAAGCGGTTCTTCCGCCTCGTCTACTTCGTCCCGTACGGAATCCCCGGCGTCGTGGCCGCCCTGATGTGGGCATTCCTCTACGACCCGCGCCTCTCCCCCGTCGTCGACCTGCTCCGTTCGGCGCACATCGACGTCGACCTCCTGGGCCCCGACGCCATCCTGTGGTCGATCGGCAACGTCGTCACCTGGACCTACACCGGCTACAACATGCTGATCATGTACGCGGCGCTGCAGGCTGTGCCCGCCGACCTCAGCGAGGCCGCGCGGGTGGACGGGGCCGGGCCGTGGACGATCGCCCTCCGTATCAAGGTGCCGGTCATTCGGCCGGCGCTCGTACTGACCGGCGTCTTCTCCCTCATCGGCACGTTCCAGCTGTTCACCGAACCGCAGGTGTTCCGTGCCATCTCCACCAGTGTGACCAGCACGTACACCCCGAACCTGGCCGCGTACTCGCTCGCGGCGGGCGACCGCTACAGCGAGGCCGCCGCCCTGTCGGTGCTGCTCGCCGTGGCCACCTTCGTGCTGTCCTTCCTGTTTCTCCGTTTCACTGCCAGGAGGCAGGGATGA